In Synechococcus sp. CB0101, a genomic segment contains:
- a CDS encoding cryptochrome/photolyase family protein — protein MSVGIWVLGDQLNSAQAALAGCDPSTARVLLVESTSVLERRAYHRQKLVLVWSAMRHFAAELRELGWQVDLLETDRFSTAVAAWVAEHGITLLQVMEPADRGFRQAIDALDLPIPVQWIESNAFLWSREAFAAWAEGYKQLRLEFFYREGRRRFGVLMEGEGKAAQPLGGQWNFDADNRKAPPKGLQGPAPLWFEPDGITQAVIDKVEQLDQQRREAGLAPLPGDLEPFGWAVTRQQALAVLEHFIATRLAGFGPYQDAMVSGEPTLWHALLSPYLNLGLLHPLEVIRRLEQAGLEQQVPLAGLEGVIRQILGWREYTHGLYHWFGSDYPRLNHFHAAVPLPVWFDQLGGSGLRCLDTVFTELRRSGYAHHIQRLMVLANYGLIAGLDPQALTAWFHRMFIDGHDWVMQTNVIGMGLFADGGRLASKPYAASGNYIKRMSTYCQGCRYDVKQRHGAKACPFNSLYWDFLDRNREELRRNPRMALVMKQLEKLPDAELELIRAAAEQHRSAMVTTAA, from the coding sequence ATGAGTGTTGGGATCTGGGTGCTGGGTGATCAACTCAACAGCGCCCAGGCAGCGCTGGCTGGTTGTGACCCCAGCACCGCCCGCGTGCTCCTGGTGGAGAGCACCTCGGTGTTGGAACGGCGCGCTTATCACCGCCAGAAATTGGTATTGGTGTGGAGTGCCATGCGCCACTTCGCCGCGGAGCTCCGCGAGCTCGGCTGGCAAGTGGATCTCCTCGAAACGGATCGTTTCAGCACAGCCGTCGCTGCTTGGGTTGCTGAGCACGGGATCACGCTGCTCCAGGTGATGGAGCCCGCTGACCGGGGCTTCCGCCAGGCGATTGATGCACTGGATCTTCCGATTCCCGTGCAGTGGATCGAGAGCAATGCCTTTCTCTGGAGCCGTGAAGCCTTTGCCGCCTGGGCTGAGGGCTACAAACAGCTACGCCTGGAGTTTTTCTATCGGGAGGGCCGCCGCCGCTTCGGCGTGCTGATGGAGGGGGAGGGCAAAGCGGCTCAACCCCTGGGCGGGCAATGGAATTTTGATGCCGATAACCGCAAGGCCCCGCCGAAGGGTCTGCAGGGCCCGGCGCCCCTGTGGTTTGAACCCGATGGGATCACCCAGGCGGTGATCGACAAGGTGGAGCAGCTCGATCAGCAGCGTCGAGAGGCCGGCCTTGCCCCACTCCCTGGGGATCTAGAGCCGTTCGGTTGGGCGGTGACGCGCCAGCAGGCTCTGGCCGTGCTCGAGCACTTCATTGCCACACGTCTGGCGGGTTTTGGGCCGTACCAAGACGCCATGGTGAGCGGTGAGCCCACCCTCTGGCATGCGCTGCTCTCCCCGTACCTCAACCTCGGCCTGCTGCATCCGCTTGAGGTGATTCGCCGTTTGGAGCAGGCGGGGCTGGAGCAGCAGGTGCCCCTGGCTGGACTGGAAGGTGTGATCCGGCAAATCCTCGGGTGGCGCGAATACACCCATGGCCTCTACCACTGGTTCGGCAGCGACTACCCCAGGCTGAATCACTTCCACGCGGCTGTGCCGTTGCCGGTCTGGTTTGACCAGCTGGGCGGAAGTGGCTTGCGCTGCCTCGACACCGTTTTCACTGAGCTGCGGCGATCGGGTTATGCCCACCACATTCAGCGGTTAATGGTGCTGGCCAATTACGGCCTGATCGCAGGTCTGGATCCCCAGGCCCTCACCGCCTGGTTCCATCGCATGTTCATCGATGGCCATGACTGGGTGATGCAGACCAACGTGATTGGCATGGGGCTGTTTGCCGATGGCGGCCGTCTGGCCAGCAAGCCCTATGCCGCCAGTGGCAACTACATCAAGCGGATGAGCACGTACTGCCAGGGCTGCCGTTACGACGTGAAGCAGCGGCATGGTGCGAAGGCCTGTCCGTTCAACAGTCTCTACTGGGAC